In the Acidobacteriota bacterium genome, one interval contains:
- a CDS encoding VWA domain-containing protein: MVHARFFRWIFFFSLLALIWYVPVPPTHSQSQSSPSAKPQPTDDKKKVIPGQEDTVLRVRTEGALPDEGTLLRLNTQLVVVPFTVTDRQNRYINTLKVEDLRLIENGQEQEVASLGRISDTPLTLALLVDFSGSMRSRLSIAKRAALQFLNQVLRLKDDKAALMVFQQDVVQAAPLTNDLDVLRRGIAEADYHVPTPIGQVMPFDPGNNQPAGTALNAAIYLAVDDLLSQPVASNSRRVIVLLTDGYDGEGSVQLREAIDRAWRSSVSIYAIGITSPTEENAKDVNREVLERLCAATGGRAFYPRQDREFIAAFEQIEQDLRQQYVLSYTPSTRDDSFRTIKIEVKDRIDLQAHHRLGYYATGDGGK; this comes from the coding sequence ATGGTGCATGCTCGATTTTTTCGATGGATTTTCTTTTTTTCGCTGCTGGCATTGATTTGGTATGTTCCTGTACCGCCAACTCATAGTCAGTCCCAATCCTCCCCGTCAGCCAAACCGCAGCCAACCGATGACAAAAAGAAGGTCATTCCTGGTCAGGAAGACACCGTCCTGCGGGTGCGAACCGAAGGCGCGCTCCCGGACGAAGGTACGCTGCTGCGGCTCAATACCCAGCTTGTGGTTGTTCCGTTTACGGTGACTGACCGGCAAAATCGCTATATCAACACATTGAAAGTCGAAGACTTACGGCTGATTGAAAATGGCCAGGAACAGGAAGTTGCTTCACTGGGGAGAATCTCTGACACCCCGCTGACGCTGGCGTTGCTGGTGGATTTTAGCGGCAGCATGCGGAGCCGGCTTTCGATTGCCAAACGCGCGGCGCTCCAGTTTTTAAATCAGGTGTTGCGGTTAAAGGACGACAAGGCGGCCTTGATGGTTTTTCAGCAGGATGTGGTTCAGGCGGCGCCGTTGACCAACGATCTTGACGTTCTCCGGCGGGGAATTGCCGAAGCGGATTACCACGTGCCAACCCCGATTGGACAGGTGATGCCGTTTGATCCAGGCAATAACCAGCCGGCGGGAACAGCGCTCAACGCGGCGATTTATCTCGCGGTGGATGATTTGTTGTCGCAACCAGTGGCGTCCAATTCACGGCGGGTGATTGTGCTGCTGACTGATGGGTATGATGGGGAAGGGAGCGTTCAACTCCGCGAAGCAATTGACCGGGCCTGGCGGTCGAGCGTGAGCATCTATGCGATTGGCATTACCAGCCCGACGGAAGAAAACGCCAAAGATGTCAACCGCGAAGTTCTGGAACGGCTCTGCGCGGCAACTGGCGGACGGGCATTTTATCCGCGTCAGGACCGGGAGTTCATCGCTGCCTTCGAACAAATCGAACAGGATTTGCGGCAACAGTACGTGCTGTCCTACACGCCATCCACACGTGATGATTCGTTCCGCACAATCAAAATCGAAGTCAAAGACCGCATTGATTTACAGGCCCATCATCGGCTTGGGTATTATGCCACGGGGGATGGGGGAAAATAG